A window of Mucilaginibacter paludis DSM 18603 contains these coding sequences:
- a CDS encoding S8 family peptidase: MKINHIILYTDKSTTGGFRGRTSGPSLSKLSKKMDKFVVAPEIKVAVEQLEGDQVRRIQDRNREVLAIAPAMPLKLIKPFRGTESTRPESQPLWNIKAIGADTSPYQGAGVRICILDTGIDRSHPAFAGIRITEKDFTGEGNGDTEGHGTHCAGVAFGRDVSGYRIGVAREADNVLIGKVLGKNAGGSDMLVNAVQWAVKEGANIISMSLGMDFPGFVEELELAGMHKEAAISFALEGYRKNVLLFESLADLVTTQAHAEASQPVTIIAAAGNESARPDYKIAVSPPAVSRQIISVGALGWNGKGLYVAPFSNTGVMLSGPGMDILSAEANSTGLISLNGTSMATPHVAGIAAMWAEKLMKKNQFHTNMLHSNLMVSCDDELLSGEMSEDYGSGMIKAPVN; encoded by the coding sequence ATGAAAATAAATCACATAATACTTTATACCGACAAATCAACAACAGGCGGCTTTCGCGGTCGCACTTCCGGACCGAGCCTGTCAAAACTCAGCAAAAAAATGGACAAGTTCGTTGTCGCCCCTGAGATAAAAGTCGCAGTAGAACAATTGGAAGGCGACCAGGTCAGACGAATTCAGGATAGGAATAGGGAAGTACTGGCCATAGCTCCTGCGATGCCACTTAAATTGATAAAACCATTTCGTGGAACTGAAAGTACAAGGCCCGAAAGTCAGCCGCTATGGAATATCAAAGCTATTGGCGCAGATACCAGCCCATATCAAGGCGCAGGCGTAAGGATATGTATCTTAGATACCGGAATTGACAGAAGTCATCCTGCTTTTGCGGGTATTCGTATAACGGAAAAAGATTTTACAGGAGAAGGTAACGGCGATACGGAAGGCCATGGAACGCATTGTGCAGGGGTAGCTTTTGGACGAGATGTTTCCGGGTATCGTATAGGAGTAGCAAGGGAAGCGGATAATGTATTGATCGGAAAAGTACTCGGCAAAAACGCGGGCGGAAGTGACATGCTGGTCAATGCCGTCCAATGGGCGGTGAAAGAAGGTGCAAATATTATTTCTATGTCCTTAGGTATGGACTTCCCAGGTTTTGTCGAAGAGCTTGAGCTCGCAGGTATGCATAAAGAGGCGGCGATTTCCTTCGCATTGGAAGGCTACCGCAAAAACGTACTACTGTTTGAAAGCCTGGCTGATCTTGTAACCACACAGGCGCATGCAGAGGCATCACAGCCGGTTACGATTATCGCCGCGGCTGGCAATGAGAGCGCACGCCCCGACTATAAAATTGCTGTTAGCCCACCGGCTGTTTCCCGACAGATTATCTCCGTGGGGGCGCTCGGATGGAATGGCAAAGGTTTATATGTTGCACCATTTTCAAATACGGGGGTGATGTTATCTGGTCCGGGAATGGATATTCTTTCAGCGGAAGCTAACTCAACCGGACTCATCTCTCTAAACGGTACCAGCATGGCTACCCCACACGTCGCCGGGATTGCTGCAATGTGGGCAGAAAAATTAATGAAGAAGAACCAATTCCATACTAATATGCTTCATTCAAATTTGATGGTATCCTGTGACGACGAGCTTTTAAGCGGAGAAATGTCTGAAGATTACGGAAGCGGGATGATTAAAGCGCCTGTAAATTAA
- a CDS encoding RNA polymerase sigma factor, which yields MIDYKDIMQLIINQDPKGLEELYDTYGKKFYTYCVHNWHLSEDESWEVIYKTLETLILKLAHYEFESKQHFDNFLYKVLTNFLRQYFRKNRCNSEHELAYVDLTGEEADSSEINKHINQLSFTDYYKSEFIDSPELLHLNEALETLDPLDKDILLLRAQNYSYDEISAFLGVENKQLKVTHHRAKKKLIDKLIEKQL from the coding sequence ATGATAGACTACAAAGACATAATGCAATTGATCATCAATCAAGACCCCAAAGGACTTGAGGAATTGTATGATACATATGGTAAAAAATTCTATACCTATTGTGTCCATAATTGGCATTTATCTGAAGATGAGTCCTGGGAAGTTATTTATAAGACGTTGGAAACACTGATCCTTAAACTGGCTCATTATGAGTTTGAATCTAAGCAGCATTTTGACAACTTTCTATATAAGGTTCTGACTAATTTTCTTCGGCAATATTTCAGGAAAAACCGCTGCAACAGTGAGCATGAATTAGCGTATGTCGATTTGACGGGTGAGGAAGCAGATTCCAGTGAAATTAACAAGCATATTAATCAGCTTTCATTTACTGATTATTATAAATCAGAGTTTATTGACAGCCCGGAATTGCTCCATTTGAATGAGGCATTGGAAACATTAGACCCGCTGGACAAGGATATTTTGCTTTTACGTGCGCAAAATTACAGTTACGACGAAATATCCGCTTTCCTTGGGGTTGAGAATAAGCAACTTAAAGTGACTCATCACCGTGCTAAGAAGAAACTGATTGATAAATTAATTGAAAAACAACTATAA
- a CDS encoding DNA/RNA non-specific endonuclease: MKLFKLALRHSLNVPKFEQAVHTDQLNNRKGYDPGFLSVRLPLPLIASTDMDKVASVLKNAGPNGDKVLDYTHFSVSFNKDARLPFFSAVNMYGKTNLLGMVHDERGSDSWYADERIITGENTLQYGNADYLHSGLAKGHLVRYYDPAWGTAKEQKIAIGDTFHYTNCCPQIPYFNGVVWNYLEDYCAARNIFQDNKITLFSGPIFNKAQYINGLLVPMNFWKILVFENAGNLKALGFLMSQEPYLDKLKTQKGPLLEILKTVKPTLTRAAIERLFQKKELLAAQIKISLIEEKTGLRFGLNDADDYKGKSQYAARTINKPLNRVMKFEEFRQQMDTFEWGTFLRGL, from the coding sequence ATGAAACTTTTCAAATTAGCTCTAAGACATTCTTTAAACGTCCCCAAATTTGAGCAGGCTGTACATACAGATCAATTGAATAATCGAAAAGGATATGATCCAGGTTTTCTAAGTGTCCGGCTGCCATTGCCATTGATAGCCTCAACTGACATGGATAAAGTTGCAAGCGTGTTGAAAAATGCCGGCCCGAATGGTGACAAAGTGTTGGATTATACCCATTTCAGTGTATCATTTAATAAAGATGCACGCCTGCCGTTTTTCAGCGCCGTCAATATGTATGGCAAAACCAACCTTTTAGGCATGGTGCACGATGAACGCGGTAGCGATTCTTGGTATGCCGACGAACGCATCATCACCGGTGAAAACACGTTGCAGTATGGAAATGCAGATTACCTGCATTCAGGCTTGGCCAAAGGACATTTGGTACGTTATTACGATCCGGCCTGGGGGACTGCCAAAGAGCAGAAAATTGCCATAGGAGATACTTTCCACTATACGAATTGCTGTCCGCAAATCCCGTATTTCAATGGTGTAGTTTGGAATTATTTAGAGGACTATTGTGCCGCGAGAAATATTTTTCAGGATAATAAGATTACCCTGTTTTCCGGCCCTATATTCAATAAAGCACAATACATCAATGGATTGTTGGTGCCGATGAATTTTTGGAAAATCCTCGTTTTTGAAAATGCAGGAAATCTGAAAGCACTTGGTTTCCTTATGAGCCAGGAGCCATATCTGGATAAGCTTAAAACTCAAAAAGGGCCTTTACTGGAAATACTTAAAACGGTAAAACCAACACTTACAAGAGCAGCTATTGAGCGGCTATTTCAAAAAAAAGAGCTTTTGGCGGCGCAGATCAAAATAAGTCTGATCGAGGAAAAAACGGGGCTTCGTTTTGGATTGAACGATGCCGATGATTATAAGGGAAAAAGCCAATATGCCGCACGCACAATCAACAAGCCGTTGAATCGAGTCATGAAGTTTGAAGAATTTCGTCAACAGATGGATACCTTCGAATGGGGCACATTTCTTCGAGGACTTTGA
- a CDS encoding DEAD/DEAH box helicase family protein — MDEAKNKELVLAGKYINQTGRNIFLTGKAGTGKTTFLRNLQTITKKKFLITAYTGIAALNAGGVTLNSLFNLPNAIFLPGEDIHALQANVALQTHILKNTNYNTSKLELLKNLVLC; from the coding sequence ATGGATGAAGCAAAAAATAAAGAATTAGTACTGGCCGGAAAATATATCAACCAAACCGGCCGAAATATTTTTTTAACAGGGAAAGCCGGAACGGGAAAAACTACTTTTTTACGCAACCTTCAAACGATTACGAAGAAAAAGTTCCTTATTACAGCGTATACCGGTATAGCCGCACTCAACGCGGGCGGGGTTACCCTTAATTCTCTTTTCAATCTGCCTAACGCCATTTTTTTACCGGGAGAGGATATTCACGCGTTACAGGCGAATGTTGCCTTACAAACACATATCCTAAAAAACACAAATTACAACACCTCCAAACTCGAGTTGCTGAAGAACCTAGTGTTATGTTAA
- a CDS encoding helix-turn-helix domain-containing protein, with product MVIDEVSVVRADLLDMIDLLLKQIRNVPERAFGGVQVLFIGDLFQLSPVLTGDEEAAFSACYSSRYFFDAHVIRQSKVIYIELSTIYRQKDPYFIGLLNKIRHNEIEQQNLDELNRKVIDPNSIRQNQMITLTSHVRKVEEINARNLAELPGEMFTYPAQVIGKFDSKNFPGEAELKIKVGARVMVTKNDTDGRQRFYNGKIGNVYQISDNAIAVVFNEFDEPVLIQKESWKNLSYGYVDEKTIVSTLGELKQFPLRLAWAVTIHKSQGLSFDEAVIDAAESFSEGQVYVALSRLTNFEGLFLSSPISAETLKQSEIVLNFVMQCQAEASPESSLDQESRNYVFNLLISAFSWNSLSAYLHNTAKQIDSWRITAKFDKLLKIEELCGIVEQQQQTSLKLVRLLTEQVSKSTVDFKYITERVMAARVYFDGIIEKDLTPLAHSIFSTAVEDKDQKEFQEANIKIMDLLKHKQMDLEIAQSLASGMMNGLSPEDLFFNYNQLKKPLNSMPTATVSNTRNRPNNKQATQQKTYEYFRTGASLQEIAEKRQLALHVVENHITELIKTGMIKLEEILPPEKIINLLTLIPHGNVDINELKIKAGNKYSFFELRAAINHVHRVTDQSA from the coding sequence TTGGTTATCGATGAGGTTTCGGTCGTAAGGGCGGATCTTCTGGACATGATCGATCTATTACTTAAACAGATCCGAAATGTCCCGGAACGTGCATTCGGAGGCGTTCAAGTGTTATTTATCGGTGATTTGTTTCAGCTTTCCCCGGTGTTGACCGGCGACGAAGAGGCGGCTTTCTCAGCGTGTTATTCCTCTCGCTATTTTTTTGATGCACATGTCATTCGACAGTCTAAGGTGATTTATATCGAACTGTCAACCATCTATCGTCAAAAAGACCCTTATTTTATCGGACTGCTTAATAAAATAAGACATAATGAAATCGAACAACAAAATCTCGATGAACTGAATAGAAAAGTTATTGACCCTAACAGCATCCGGCAAAATCAAATGATTACGCTGACTTCCCACGTTCGCAAAGTGGAGGAAATTAATGCAAGAAACTTGGCGGAATTACCGGGCGAGATGTTTACTTACCCTGCGCAGGTCATCGGTAAATTTGACAGCAAAAACTTTCCGGGCGAGGCCGAACTAAAAATAAAGGTCGGTGCGCGGGTGATGGTAACCAAAAACGATACAGACGGTAGGCAAAGGTTCTACAATGGAAAGATTGGCAATGTTTATCAGATTTCAGATAACGCTATAGCAGTAGTTTTCAATGAATTTGACGAGCCGGTTTTGATCCAGAAAGAGTCTTGGAAAAACTTATCATATGGTTATGTTGATGAAAAAACAATTGTCAGCACTCTGGGCGAATTGAAACAGTTTCCGCTCCGGCTGGCCTGGGCGGTAACTATTCATAAAAGCCAGGGCTTATCATTTGATGAGGCCGTCATCGATGCCGCCGAATCGTTTTCAGAGGGACAGGTTTATGTCGCCTTAAGCCGCTTGACAAATTTCGAAGGATTGTTTTTATCCTCGCCCATTTCAGCGGAAACCCTTAAACAAAGCGAAATTGTCCTCAACTTTGTGATGCAATGCCAGGCAGAAGCCAGTCCGGAATCATCGTTGGACCAGGAAAGCCGGAACTACGTATTCAATCTACTGATCAGCGCTTTCAGCTGGAATTCCCTTTCCGCTTATCTTCATAATACAGCCAAGCAAATTGATTCCTGGCGAATAACGGCAAAATTCGACAAGCTTTTAAAGATAGAAGAGTTATGCGGGATAGTTGAACAACAACAGCAAACTTCTTTAAAACTTGTCCGCCTTTTAACAGAGCAGGTTTCAAAATCGACGGTTGATTTTAAATATATTACGGAAAGAGTAATGGCTGCCCGTGTGTATTTCGACGGTATCATTGAAAAAGATCTGACACCTTTGGCACATTCCATTTTTTCAACAGCTGTTGAAGATAAAGACCAAAAAGAGTTCCAGGAAGCCAATATAAAAATAATGGACCTACTTAAACATAAGCAAATGGACCTGGAAATAGCTCAAAGTCTTGCCTCTGGCATGATGAATGGATTGAGCCCGGAGGATCTGTTTTTTAATTATAATCAGTTAAAAAAACCGTTGAACAGCATGCCAACAGCCACCGTTTCAAATACCCGGAACAGGCCAAACAACAAACAAGCGACACAGCAAAAAACCTATGAATATTTCCGCACAGGCGCGTCGCTTCAAGAAATTGCCGAAAAACGGCAGTTGGCACTACATGTTGTTGAAAACCACATTACTGAACTGATCAAAACAGGAATGATAAAATTGGAGGAGATTTTACCACCAGAAAAGATCATTAACCTGCTAACACTGATACCACATGGAAACGTTGACATTAACGAACTGAAAATTAAGGCTGGGAACAAGTACAGTTTTTTTGAATTGAGGGCCGCTATAAATCATGTCCATAGAGTAACTGATCAATCTGCGTAA
- a CDS encoding CHAT domain-containing protein — protein MQTLKAHIEKFNAIQQLGNYYFNERQFDKALNCLDQAHKFYHSNNLRINSAFVLSHIGLLKFEVARTNRISSLLLEAATDFAKSAQDFIQINGHRFSWRSTLLEAQSIAEYASLYTVGELAELSFERAQTCFLRAANVVDYLKGLQQVVLSKYDEQFTHVNGFSGHPTDFNKVFTGAFKAAFFGRKRADLALEWVERNKSRRLQTELWRTSNIFAPEDMAYVPGFEELREMLMAYQLDFSTEKMMFCEFFILDQTIILFLIRPEWSGPKYFTLAVQSDEIRREVNTLINDPIANGNMTTALPLIQHILNHSDRDDLLYIIPHGFLHQLPFHMIDVGQGEYLIQRNPVAYLPALSILYHLQNKSKAKEGKVAVKFAVFGNSREDLQFSEDEAIYVSTLLDSDCYLRNSADKDTFINALSHSSVLHFAGHAESEPVKGLDQILLLARQESISARELMLIRNNLELLVLSGCQTGINAIEADTDEIIGFPAAALTAGASAVITTLWKVEDKSTRQFFKYFYESFRNRKLSKIRSLQYAMKALIKNPDYEPFNWAPFIFTGR, from the coding sequence GTGCAAACGCTAAAAGCGCACATTGAAAAGTTCAATGCGATACAGCAACTGGGCAACTATTATTTTAATGAAAGGCAATTTGATAAAGCCCTAAACTGCCTGGATCAGGCGCATAAATTTTATCATTCCAATAACCTCAGGATCAATTCTGCATTCGTGTTATCGCATATCGGACTTCTCAAATTTGAAGTGGCGAGGACTAACCGTATTTCGTCCTTACTATTGGAGGCCGCTACCGATTTTGCAAAATCCGCGCAGGACTTCATTCAGATAAATGGGCATCGCTTTTCATGGAGAAGTACACTGTTGGAGGCGCAGTCTATCGCAGAATATGCATCGTTGTATACTGTGGGAGAACTAGCAGAGCTTAGTTTTGAAAGAGCACAGACTTGTTTTTTACGTGCCGCTAATGTTGTCGATTATCTAAAAGGGCTTCAGCAGGTCGTCCTGTCAAAATACGATGAACAGTTTACACATGTTAATGGATTTTCGGGCCATCCCACAGATTTCAATAAAGTATTTACAGGGGCTTTTAAGGCTGCTTTCTTCGGCAGAAAGCGCGCAGATCTTGCTCTTGAGTGGGTGGAGCGAAATAAAAGCAGACGGCTGCAAACAGAACTTTGGAGAACCAGTAACATATTTGCGCCTGAGGATATGGCTTACGTGCCGGGATTTGAAGAATTGAGAGAGATGCTGATGGCATATCAGTTAGATTTCTCTACTGAAAAGATGATGTTTTGCGAATTCTTTATCCTTGATCAAACCATTATTCTTTTTCTGATAAGGCCGGAGTGGAGCGGTCCTAAATATTTTACATTAGCTGTTCAATCTGATGAAATCCGCCGTGAAGTAAACACTTTGATAAATGATCCGATAGCCAACGGAAATATGACAACTGCTTTACCATTAATTCAACATATCCTCAATCATAGCGACCGTGATGATCTGCTATATATAATTCCGCATGGTTTTTTGCATCAATTACCATTCCATATGATCGATGTTGGTCAGGGCGAATACTTGATCCAACGTAACCCCGTAGCTTATTTGCCGGCCTTATCTATTTTATATCATCTTCAAAATAAATCGAAGGCGAAAGAAGGAAAGGTAGCTGTAAAATTCGCAGTCTTTGGAAATTCGCGGGAGGACCTGCAGTTTTCTGAAGATGAGGCTATTTATGTGAGCACTTTACTTGACAGTGACTGTTATCTTCGTAACAGTGCAGATAAGGACACATTTATCAACGCATTGTCTCACTCCTCTGTGCTACATTTCGCCGGTCATGCGGAATCCGAGCCCGTTAAGGGCCTGGACCAGATCCTTCTCTTAGCAAGACAGGAAAGTATTTCGGCCAGAGAGCTCATGCTGATCAGAAACAATCTCGAATTGCTCGTGTTAAGTGGCTGTCAGACAGGCATAAATGCTATTGAGGCAGACACAGACGAAATAATCGGATTTCCCGCAGCCGCGCTGACAGCCGGGGCGTCTGCCGTAATTACAACATTATGGAAAGTGGAAGATAAATCGACAAGACAATTTTTTAAATATTTTTACGAATCGTTTCGAAACAGGAAGTTGTCTAAAATTCGTTCACTTCAGTATGCCATGAAAGCCCTGATTAAAAACCCCGATTACGAACCATTCAACTGGGCGCCATTTATATTTACGGGCAGGTAG